The proteins below are encoded in one region of Scylla paramamosain isolate STU-SP2022 chromosome 8, ASM3559412v1, whole genome shotgun sequence:
- the LOC135103104 gene encoding probable cation-transporting ATPase 13A5 isoform X4: protein MRPPAAPNMLGRRKAKGDCLNLGTKEELEVTGYRSDRLKLGLTVVATVLSGGLLLLLLTWRPSIRLAFTHRRCSLRDANRLLIKDIYNQLWEEEVVRDGEHLYFINRKLKYVWDDATCTFVRLRPTDHAPTFSTFHNGAAGLTGKEAVRRHELFGENFMKIDVLSVWQLLIQQAINPFYIFQVFTVILWCIQDYYVYSSCIVTLSVISISIMVWETRRQSIALRETVTSQSEMTVIRDGKRAVLSSRDVVPGDVVLVDSVTTRLEVDAVLLHGTVITNEAMLTGESLPVTKVAVPLEDDALFCEEEHKHHLLYSGTQVLQVRGALEVPAIVIKTGFYTARGELVRSILFPKPTDFHFYKDLMKMLSIFLLLGCAAMGWSFYKKSSQGNTFWVTLVYSLDLVTFVVPPLLPATLTAINVWAQQRLKKKKVYCLSSNYISQAGSVDLVCFDKTGTLTEEDLDLAGVMQCSGSDLKPPQEDLTHLPPGEPLTKALATCHSLALIDGKLKGSPLDVKIFTGIAWEGRVVGHSLLHDLSHMQDDRIVGHLFPQDHIHTQEGRITGQQLLSDNKALQEPTNTKNTDYGMEAQLLVWPQAANDADHNQYEVAILRIFPFESSEQRMTVVAKAKMNTSIEVFIKGAPERVATLCSPNTVPDLLEAAVGWYTHQGLRVLAVAGKTLEGHTWDQVKIQPREELEKNATFLGLVLLQNKLKVETPPVLATLHNAHLTPVMVTGDSLLTALSVAQQSGLVLPGHQIIIVKAMMEASSSKAAQHLKVFYYDADQTKSLKNQKLMPVRSDNYVLATDGETFDLLASAQDKSTFYRVLHKGRVFARMKPDQKITVVETLQHLGHHVAMCGDGCNDCGALKAADAGISLSSAEASVAAPFTSRQENITCVPVLIREGRAVLVSIFSTFKYNVVATFGALLCVMWNFEVNTEPSDAQYVIMDLMLMTVPPLVMGCTHAAPNLSTKRPHHRILNFITIVSIFSYIAFQFTVYWGMLTYLRMQSWFVPLVPHENIWPPEKSYENTILILVCFYFLVIGVFVFSHAAPHLKPIYTNYVLTIHLVLASAFCLFLNFYTGQWYLDLLNLMLIPDAGFAGTLFFIMCIILVGCFVWERWLLYGVLDKYIMPFFLRHCGKKHLYVKIEEELKNNSEWPVLTEAPDYEDELTCAAEEKLMDGMTFGGEEYDDDDDVEKAMFVRKLTRRHRFNATVTHISENKRNSHSSSEAATATTTATTTAASLSNDGPQDEHKPLVTQNSGGYREPWDSVPFSEESEHRKSFNQSVRHQFMKGTGGGFRTFKGSIKRQAGYDESAAQPYEVVPLSGYNEGHQEAVYSTISEIPPSDYKQPYEATDNPKQERQETEESKNETFRESAAAETWCKDLLYDVPKPPRPVEQPYSPAGEGASQSFPLPPPVTPGEVDPQQTGQKYNC from the exons AGGCCTCCCGCGGCACCGAACATGCTGGGCAGAAGGAAAGCCAAGGGGGACTGCCTGAACCTGGGCACAAAAGAGGAAttg GAGGTGACGGGCTACAGGAGTGACCGGTTGAAGCTAGGGCTGACGGTGGTGGCGACGGTACTGTCTGGaggcctcctgctgctcctgctgacGTGGCGCCCTTCCATCAGACTTGCCTTCACGCACCGACGTTGCTCTCTCAGGGACGCAAACAGACTACTCAtcaag GACATCTACAACCagttgtgggaggaggaggtggtgcggGACGGTGAGCATCTGTATTTCATCAACAGAAAGCTAAAGTATGTGTGGGACGATGCCACCTGCACCTTCGTCAGGCTGCG GCCGACGGATCACGCGCCCACCTTCTCCACTTTCCACAATGGAGCGGCGGGCCTGACAGGGAAGGAAGCTGTCCGGCGCCACGAACTCTTCGGGGAGAACTTCATGAAGATCGATGTTCTCTCCGTGTGGCAACTCCTCATCCAGCAG GCCATCAACCCGTTCTACATCTTCCAAGTGTTCACGGTGATTCTGTGGTGCATCCAGGACTACTACGTATACTCCTCCTGCATCGTCACCCTCTCTGTTATTTCCATCTCCATCATGGTGTGGGAGACTCGAAgg CAAAGTATTGCATTGCGGGAGACCGTGACGTCACAGTCTGAGATGACGGTTATTCGGGATGGCAAGC GAGCGGTTCTGTCATCGAGGGACGTGGTGCCTGGGGACGTGGTGCTCGTGGACAGCGTCACCACCCGGTTGGAGGTTGACGCTGTTCTGCTGCACGGGACTGTCATCACCAATGAGGCGATGCTGACCGGCGAGTCGCTTCCAGTCACCAAG GTGGCAGTGCCCTTGGAGGATGACGCGCTTTTCTGCGAGGAGGAGCACAAACACCACCTGTTGTACAGCGGCACGCAGGTGTTGCAGGTGCGAGGTGCATTAGAGGTCCCTGCCATTGTCATCAAGACGG GTTTCTACACGGCACGCGGGGAACTAGTGCGCTCCATTCTGTTCCCGAAGCCCACAGACTTCCATTTCTACAAGGacttaatgaaaatgttatCCATTTTTCTCCTACTGGGTTGTGCTGCAATGGGCTGGAGCTTTTACAAGAAGAGTTCGCAAGGG AACACATTTTGGGTTACCCTGGTGTACTCCCTGGATCTCGTGACCTTTGTTGTGCCTCCCCTGCTGCCTGCCACCCTCACTGCTATCAATGTCTGGGCACAGCAGAGactcaagaaaaagaaagtatacTGCCTTTCCTCGAACTACATCTCCCAGGCTGGCTCAGTGGATCTAGTGTGCTTTGACAAG ACTGGAACCCTGACTGAGGAGGACCTGGACCTGGCAGGGGTGATGCAATGCTCTGGGAGTGACCTTAAGCCACCACAGGAAGACCTGACACACTTGCCACCTGGTGAGCCACTGACTAAAGCCCTGGCCACCTGTCACTCTCTAGCCCTTATTGATGGCAAACTGAAAGGCTCCCCTCTGGATGTGAAAATCTTCACTGGTATAGCTTGG GAGGGCAGGGTTGTTGGCCATTCACTCCTGCATGACCTCTCGCATATGCAGGATGATAGGATTGTTGGTCATCTGTTCCCACAagaccacatacacacacaggaaggcagGATTACTGGTCAGCAACTCCTGTCTGACAACAAG GCTTTACAAGAACCAACGAACACCAAGAATACAGACTATGGGATGGAGGCCCAGTTACTAGTCTGGCCACAAGCTGCAAATGATGCAGACCATAATCAGTATGAGGTGGCCATCCTCAGGATATTCCCATTTGAGTCCAGTGAACAACGCATGACAGTGGTTGCCAAGGCCAAGATGAATACCAGCATAGAAGTCTTCATCAAGGGAGCTCCAGAAAGGGTGGCAACACTTTGCAGTCCAAATACAG TTCCTGATCTTCTGGAGGCAGCTGTGGGCTGGTACACCCACCAAGGCCTGCGTGTGTTGGCTGTTGCTGGCAAAACATTGGAAGGACACACATGGGACCAg GTGAAGATTCAGCCTCGGGAGGAACTGGAGAAAAATGCAACCTTCCTCGGCTTGGTGCTGCTGCAGAATAAACTAAAGGTGGAGACACCCCCTGTCCTGGCCACACTTCATAATGCACACCTCACACCTGTCATGGTTACAG GAGACAGTCTCCTCACTGCACTCAGTGTGGCTCAGCAGAGTGGCCTGGTGTTGCCCGGCCACCAGATCATCATAGTCAAGGCCATGATGGAAGCAAGTTCATCCAAAGCAGCACAGCACCTCAAAGTTTTCTACTATGATGCAGATCAAACAAAAAGTCTGAAAAATCAA AAGCTGATGCCAGTACGAAGTGACAACTATGTACTGGCCACAGATGGGGAGACCTTTGACTTGCTTGCAAGCGCCCAAGATAAGTCTACATTTTACCGAGTGCTACATAAGGGTCGTGTCTTTGCCAGAATGAAGCCAGATCAGAAGATCACAGTGGTAGAGACTCTTCAACACTTGGG GCATCATGTTGCAATGTGTGGTGATGGGTGCAATGACTGTGGGGCACTGAAGGCAGCAGATGCTGGGATTTCCTTGTCATCTGCTGAGGCATCAGTGGCTGCTCCATTCACATCCCGACAGGAGAATATTACCTGTGTGCCTGTGCTGATCAGGGAGGGAAGAGCCGTGCTGGTGTCCATTTTCTCCACCTTCAAGTACAATGTGGTGGCCACCTTTGGGGCACTCCTGTGTGTCATGTGGAACTTTGAG GTCAATACTGAGCCGTCTGATGCCCAGTATGTGATCATGGACCTGATGCTGATGACTGTGCCGCCCCTCGTGATGGGCTGCACACACGCTGCTCCTAACCTCAGCACAAAGCGGCCCCATCACCGCATCCTAAACTTCATCACCATAGTCTCCATTTTCTCCTACATTGCATTCCAGTTCACAGTGTACTGGGGAATGCTGACTTACCTCCGCATGCAGTCTTG GTTTGTGCCGCTGGTGCCTCACGAAAACATTTGGCCACCAGAAAAGTCCTATGAGAATACGATCTTGATATTAGTTTGCTTCTACTTCTTGGTTATtggagtgtttgtgttttctcatGCTGCTCCCCATCTGAAGCCCATCTACACTAACT ATGTTTTGACTATTCATCTAGTTCTTGCTTCTGCATTTTGCCTCTTCCTCAACTTCTACACTGGGCAGTGGTATTTGGATTTACTGAACTTGATGCTAATTCCTGATGCTGGGTTTGCTGGCACTTTGTTCTTCATCATGTGTATCATCTTAGTTGGCTGCTTTGTGTGGGAG AGATGGTTGCTATATGGCGTGCTGGACAAGTACATCATGCCTTTCTTCTTGAGACACTGTGGGAAAAAACATCTCTATgtgaaaatagaggaagaactTAAGAACAATTCAGAATGGCCAGTCCTCACAGAAGCTCCAGATTATGAAGATGAGCTAACATGTGCTGCAG AAGAGAAACTGATGGATGGAATGACATTTGGAGGtgaagaatatgatgatgatgatgatgttgagaAGGCCATGTTTGTCCGTAAGCTGACTCGTCGGCACCGGTTCAATGCAACTGTTACACATATCTCTGAGAATAAGCGCAACAGTCACTCCTCCTCTGAagctgccactgccaccaccactgccactaccactgctgcctCCCTCAGTAATGATGGACCTCAGGATGAACACAAGCCTCTCGTCACCCAAAACAG TGGGGGATACAGAGAGCCATGGGATAGCGTTCCCTTCAGTGAAGAGAGTGAACATAGGAAAAGTTTCAACCAGAGTGTGAGGCACCAGTTCATGAAGGGCACTGGTGGTGGTTTCAGGACATTCAAAGGCAGCATAAAG AGGCAGGCAGGTTATGACGAGAGTGCTGCACAGCCTTATGAAGTGGTTCCTCTCTCTGGTTACAATGAGGGTCACCAAGAAGCTGTATATTCAACAATATCT GAGATTCCCCCAAGTGACTACAAACAGCCCTATGAAGCAACAGATAATCCCAAGCAAGAAAGGCAGGAGACTGAAGAATCCAAAAACGAG ACATTTAGAGAAAGTGCTGCAGCAGAGACTTGGTGCAAAGATTTGTTGTATGATGTACCAAAGCCGCCTAGACCTGTGGAACAGCCATACTCCCCTGCAGGTGAAGGTGCCTCAcagtcctttcctctccctcctccagtgACACCAGGTGAAGTGGATCCTCAGCAGACTGGTCAGAAATACAACTGCTGA
- the LOC135103104 gene encoding polyamine-transporting ATPase 13A3-like isoform X3, whose protein sequence is MRPPAAPNMLGRRKAKGDCLNLGTKEELEVTGYRSDRLKLGLTVVATVLSGGLLLLLLTWRPSIRLAFTHRRCSLRDANRLLIKDIYNQLWEEEVVRDGEHLYFINRKLKYVWDDATCTFVRLRPTDHAPTFSTFHNGAAGLTGKEAVRRHELFGENFMKIDVLSVWQLLIQQAINPFYIFQVFTVILWCIQDYYVYSSCIVTLSVISISIMVWETRRQSIALRETVTSQSEMTVIRDGKRAVLSSRDVVPGDVVLVDSVTTRLEVDAVLLHGTVITNEAMLTGESLPVTKVAVPLEDDALFCEEEHKHHLLYSGTQVLQVRGALEVPAIVIKTGFYTARGELVRSILFPKPTDFHFYKDLMKMLSIFLLLGCAAMGWSFYKKSSQGNTFWVTLVYSLDLVTFVVPPLLPATLTAINVWAQQRLKKKKVYCLSSNYISQAGSVDLVCFDKTGTLTEEDLDLAGVMQCSGSDLKPPQEDLTHLPPGEPLTKALATCHSLALIDGKLKGSPLDVKIFTGIAWALQEPTNTKNTDYGMEAQLLVWPQAANDADHNQYEVAILRIFPFESSEQRMTVVAKAKMNTSIEVFIKGAPERVATLCSPNTVPDLLEAAVGWYTHQGLRVLAVAGKTLEGHTWDQVKIQPREELEKNATFLGLVLLQNKLKVETPPVLATLHNAHLTPVMVTGDSLLTALSVAQQSGLVLPGHQIIIVKAMMEASSSKAAQHLKVFYYDADQTKSLKNQKLMPVRSDNYVLATDGETFDLLASAQDKSTFYRVLHKGRVFARMKPDQKITVVETLQHLGHHVAMCGDGCNDCGALKAADAGISLSSAEASVAAPFTSRQENITCVPVLIREGRAVLVSIFSTFKYNVVATFGALLCVMWNFEVNTEPSDAQYVIMDLMLMTVPPLVMGCTHAAPNLSTKRPHHRILNFITIVSIFSYIAFQFTVYWGMLTYLRMQSWFVPLVPHENIWPPEKSYENTILILVCFYFLVIGVFVFSHAAPHLKPIYTNYVLTIHLVLASAFCLFLNFYTGQWYLDLLNLMLIPDAGFAGTLFFIMCIILVGCFVWERWLLYGVLDKYIMPFFLRHCGKKHLYVKIEEELKNNSEWPVLTEAPDYEDELTCAAEEKLMDGMTFGGEEYDDDDDVEKAMFVRKLTRRHRFNATVTHISENKRNSHSSSEAATATTTATTTAASLSNDGPQDEHKPLVTQNSGGYREPWDSVPFSEESEHRKSFNQSVRHQFMKGTGGGFRTFKGSIKRQAGYDESAAQPYEVVPLSGYNEGHQEAVYSTISEIPPSDYKQPYEATDNPKQERQETEESKNEVGMQEDTEWRADMREKGGYEENNQKVRVETFEHKFKNPDADNNQSLMQQMSVAWRHISGSPLLPACSERKTFRESAAAETWCKDLLYDVPKPPRPVEQPYSPAGEGASQSFPLPPPVTPGEVDPQQTGQKYNC, encoded by the exons AGGCCTCCCGCGGCACCGAACATGCTGGGCAGAAGGAAAGCCAAGGGGGACTGCCTGAACCTGGGCACAAAAGAGGAAttg GAGGTGACGGGCTACAGGAGTGACCGGTTGAAGCTAGGGCTGACGGTGGTGGCGACGGTACTGTCTGGaggcctcctgctgctcctgctgacGTGGCGCCCTTCCATCAGACTTGCCTTCACGCACCGACGTTGCTCTCTCAGGGACGCAAACAGACTACTCAtcaag GACATCTACAACCagttgtgggaggaggaggtggtgcggGACGGTGAGCATCTGTATTTCATCAACAGAAAGCTAAAGTATGTGTGGGACGATGCCACCTGCACCTTCGTCAGGCTGCG GCCGACGGATCACGCGCCCACCTTCTCCACTTTCCACAATGGAGCGGCGGGCCTGACAGGGAAGGAAGCTGTCCGGCGCCACGAACTCTTCGGGGAGAACTTCATGAAGATCGATGTTCTCTCCGTGTGGCAACTCCTCATCCAGCAG GCCATCAACCCGTTCTACATCTTCCAAGTGTTCACGGTGATTCTGTGGTGCATCCAGGACTACTACGTATACTCCTCCTGCATCGTCACCCTCTCTGTTATTTCCATCTCCATCATGGTGTGGGAGACTCGAAgg CAAAGTATTGCATTGCGGGAGACCGTGACGTCACAGTCTGAGATGACGGTTATTCGGGATGGCAAGC GAGCGGTTCTGTCATCGAGGGACGTGGTGCCTGGGGACGTGGTGCTCGTGGACAGCGTCACCACCCGGTTGGAGGTTGACGCTGTTCTGCTGCACGGGACTGTCATCACCAATGAGGCGATGCTGACCGGCGAGTCGCTTCCAGTCACCAAG GTGGCAGTGCCCTTGGAGGATGACGCGCTTTTCTGCGAGGAGGAGCACAAACACCACCTGTTGTACAGCGGCACGCAGGTGTTGCAGGTGCGAGGTGCATTAGAGGTCCCTGCCATTGTCATCAAGACGG GTTTCTACACGGCACGCGGGGAACTAGTGCGCTCCATTCTGTTCCCGAAGCCCACAGACTTCCATTTCTACAAGGacttaatgaaaatgttatCCATTTTTCTCCTACTGGGTTGTGCTGCAATGGGCTGGAGCTTTTACAAGAAGAGTTCGCAAGGG AACACATTTTGGGTTACCCTGGTGTACTCCCTGGATCTCGTGACCTTTGTTGTGCCTCCCCTGCTGCCTGCCACCCTCACTGCTATCAATGTCTGGGCACAGCAGAGactcaagaaaaagaaagtatacTGCCTTTCCTCGAACTACATCTCCCAGGCTGGCTCAGTGGATCTAGTGTGCTTTGACAAG ACTGGAACCCTGACTGAGGAGGACCTGGACCTGGCAGGGGTGATGCAATGCTCTGGGAGTGACCTTAAGCCACCACAGGAAGACCTGACACACTTGCCACCTGGTGAGCCACTGACTAAAGCCCTGGCCACCTGTCACTCTCTAGCCCTTATTGATGGCAAACTGAAAGGCTCCCCTCTGGATGTGAAAATCTTCACTGGTATAGCTTGG GCTTTACAAGAACCAACGAACACCAAGAATACAGACTATGGGATGGAGGCCCAGTTACTAGTCTGGCCACAAGCTGCAAATGATGCAGACCATAATCAGTATGAGGTGGCCATCCTCAGGATATTCCCATTTGAGTCCAGTGAACAACGCATGACAGTGGTTGCCAAGGCCAAGATGAATACCAGCATAGAAGTCTTCATCAAGGGAGCTCCAGAAAGGGTGGCAACACTTTGCAGTCCAAATACAG TTCCTGATCTTCTGGAGGCAGCTGTGGGCTGGTACACCCACCAAGGCCTGCGTGTGTTGGCTGTTGCTGGCAAAACATTGGAAGGACACACATGGGACCAg GTGAAGATTCAGCCTCGGGAGGAACTGGAGAAAAATGCAACCTTCCTCGGCTTGGTGCTGCTGCAGAATAAACTAAAGGTGGAGACACCCCCTGTCCTGGCCACACTTCATAATGCACACCTCACACCTGTCATGGTTACAG GAGACAGTCTCCTCACTGCACTCAGTGTGGCTCAGCAGAGTGGCCTGGTGTTGCCCGGCCACCAGATCATCATAGTCAAGGCCATGATGGAAGCAAGTTCATCCAAAGCAGCACAGCACCTCAAAGTTTTCTACTATGATGCAGATCAAACAAAAAGTCTGAAAAATCAA AAGCTGATGCCAGTACGAAGTGACAACTATGTACTGGCCACAGATGGGGAGACCTTTGACTTGCTTGCAAGCGCCCAAGATAAGTCTACATTTTACCGAGTGCTACATAAGGGTCGTGTCTTTGCCAGAATGAAGCCAGATCAGAAGATCACAGTGGTAGAGACTCTTCAACACTTGGG GCATCATGTTGCAATGTGTGGTGATGGGTGCAATGACTGTGGGGCACTGAAGGCAGCAGATGCTGGGATTTCCTTGTCATCTGCTGAGGCATCAGTGGCTGCTCCATTCACATCCCGACAGGAGAATATTACCTGTGTGCCTGTGCTGATCAGGGAGGGAAGAGCCGTGCTGGTGTCCATTTTCTCCACCTTCAAGTACAATGTGGTGGCCACCTTTGGGGCACTCCTGTGTGTCATGTGGAACTTTGAG GTCAATACTGAGCCGTCTGATGCCCAGTATGTGATCATGGACCTGATGCTGATGACTGTGCCGCCCCTCGTGATGGGCTGCACACACGCTGCTCCTAACCTCAGCACAAAGCGGCCCCATCACCGCATCCTAAACTTCATCACCATAGTCTCCATTTTCTCCTACATTGCATTCCAGTTCACAGTGTACTGGGGAATGCTGACTTACCTCCGCATGCAGTCTTG GTTTGTGCCGCTGGTGCCTCACGAAAACATTTGGCCACCAGAAAAGTCCTATGAGAATACGATCTTGATATTAGTTTGCTTCTACTTCTTGGTTATtggagtgtttgtgttttctcatGCTGCTCCCCATCTGAAGCCCATCTACACTAACT ATGTTTTGACTATTCATCTAGTTCTTGCTTCTGCATTTTGCCTCTTCCTCAACTTCTACACTGGGCAGTGGTATTTGGATTTACTGAACTTGATGCTAATTCCTGATGCTGGGTTTGCTGGCACTTTGTTCTTCATCATGTGTATCATCTTAGTTGGCTGCTTTGTGTGGGAG AGATGGTTGCTATATGGCGTGCTGGACAAGTACATCATGCCTTTCTTCTTGAGACACTGTGGGAAAAAACATCTCTATgtgaaaatagaggaagaactTAAGAACAATTCAGAATGGCCAGTCCTCACAGAAGCTCCAGATTATGAAGATGAGCTAACATGTGCTGCAG AAGAGAAACTGATGGATGGAATGACATTTGGAGGtgaagaatatgatgatgatgatgatgttgagaAGGCCATGTTTGTCCGTAAGCTGACTCGTCGGCACCGGTTCAATGCAACTGTTACACATATCTCTGAGAATAAGCGCAACAGTCACTCCTCCTCTGAagctgccactgccaccaccactgccactaccactgctgcctCCCTCAGTAATGATGGACCTCAGGATGAACACAAGCCTCTCGTCACCCAAAACAG TGGGGGATACAGAGAGCCATGGGATAGCGTTCCCTTCAGTGAAGAGAGTGAACATAGGAAAAGTTTCAACCAGAGTGTGAGGCACCAGTTCATGAAGGGCACTGGTGGTGGTTTCAGGACATTCAAAGGCAGCATAAAG AGGCAGGCAGGTTATGACGAGAGTGCTGCACAGCCTTATGAAGTGGTTCCTCTCTCTGGTTACAATGAGGGTCACCAAGAAGCTGTATATTCAACAATATCT GAGATTCCCCCAAGTGACTACAAACAGCCCTATGAAGCAACAGATAATCCCAAGCAAGAAAGGCAGGAGACTGAAGAATCCAAAAACGAGGTAGGGATGCAAGAAGATACAGAGTGGAGGGCAGAcatgagggaaaagggaggatatgaagaaaataatcagAAAGTGAGAGTAGAGACATTTGAGCACAAGTTTAAAAATCCTGATGCAGACAACAATCAAAGCTTAATGCAGCAAATGAGTGTTGCTTGGCGCCATATATCAggctcccccctcctccctgcatGCTCTGAGAGGAAG ACATTTAGAGAAAGTGCTGCAGCAGAGACTTGGTGCAAAGATTTGTTGTATGATGTACCAAAGCCGCCTAGACCTGTGGAACAGCCATACTCCCCTGCAGGTGAAGGTGCCTCAcagtcctttcctctccctcctccagtgACACCAGGTGAAGTGGATCCTCAGCAGACTGGTCAGAAATACAACTGCTGA